GTCGATGATCCGGTACGCGTAGCCCTGCTCGGCCAGGAACCGCTGCCGGTGGGCCGCGAAGTCCTGGTCGACGGTGTCCCGGGCGACCACTGAGTAGAAGTGCGCTGCGTGGCCGTCCGCCTTCGGGCGGAGCACCCGGCCGAGCCGCTGCGCCTCCTCCTGCCGGGAGCCGAAGGTGCCCGAGACCTGGATGGCCACCGTGGCCTCCGGCAGGTCGATCGAGAAGTTGGCCACCTTGGAGACCACCAGCACGCTGATCTCCTTGGCCCGGAACGCGTCGAACAGCTTCTCCCGCTGGGCGTTGCTGGTCTCGCCCTTGATCACCGGGGCGTTCAGCGCCTCGCCCAGCTCGTCCAGCTGGTCGATGTACTGCCCGATGACCAGCGTCTGGTCGCCCTGGTGCTTCTTCACCAGCGCCTCCACCACCCGCCGCTTGGTCGCCGTGGTGGAGCAGTAGCGGTACTTCTCCTCCGGCTCGGCCGTGGCGTACGTCAGCCGCTCCGACTCGCTCAGGGTCACCCGCACCTCGCAGCAGTCCGCCGGCGCGATGTAGCCCTGCGCCTCGATCTCCTTCCAGGGCGCGTCGAAGCGCTTCGGGCCGATCAGCGAGAACACGTCGCCCTCGCGGCCGTCCTCGCGCACCAGGGTGGCGGTCAGGCCGAGCCGCCGCCGGGCCTGCAGGTCGGCGGTGAACTTGAACACCGGGGCCGGCAGCAGGTGCACCTCGTCGTAGACCACCAGGCCCCAGTTGCGGGCGTCGAACAGCTCCAGGTGCGGGTAGACGCCCTTCCGCTTGGTCGTCATCACCTGGTACGTGGCGATGGTGACCGGGCGGATCTCCTTGCGGGTGCCGCTGTACTCGCCGATCTCGTCCTCGGTCAGCGAGGTCCGCTTCACCAGCTCGTGCTTCCACTGGCGGGCCGAGACGGTGTTGGTGACCAGGATCAGCGTGGTCGACTTGGCCTCCGCCATCGCCGCCGCGCCCACCAGCGTCTTCCCGGCGCCGCAGGGCAGCACCACCACGCCGCTGCCGCCGTGCCAGAAGCCCTCCACGGCCTGGGCCTGGTACGGGCGCAGCTTCCAGCCGTCCTCCTCCAGGTGGATCGGGTGCGCCTCGCCGTCCACGTAGCCGGCGTGGTCCTCGGCCGGCCAGCCCAGCTTCAGCAGCACCTGCTTGATCTGGCCGCGCTCGGAGGGGTGCACGACCACGGTGTCCGCGTCGACCCGCGCGCCGACCAGCGGGACGATCCGCTTCGAGCGCAGCACCTCCTCCAGCACCGGGCGGTCGGTGGTGCTGAGCACCAGGCCGTGCACCGGGTGCTTCTGCAGCTGGAGCCGGCCGTACCGGGCCATGGTGTCGGCGACGTCGACCAGCAGTGCGTGCGGGACCGGGTACCGGGAGTGGGTGACCAGCGCGTCCACGACCTGCTCGGCGTCGTGCCCGGCGGCCCGGGCGTTCCACAGGCCGAGCGGGGTGACCCGGTAGGTGTGGATGTGCTCGGGCGCCCGCTCCAGCTCGGCGAAGGGGGCGATCGCGCGGCGGCACTCGGCGGCCTTCGGGTGGTCGATCTCCAGCAGGAGCGTCTTGTCGCTCTGGACGATGAGCGGTCCGTCGTTCACGCGGGGAGCCCTCCGTAGGTCGGTCGCAATCTTTCCAGTGTCCCGCACCCGGGTGGAACGCTCCAAGGTCCGCCGGACAGCCGGTGACCTCGGGCCCGCCGCCTCGTCGGGCAGGCCCATGAACGAGCGGAACCGCATCCGCGCCGGCCTCGCCCTCTCCGGCGCCGCCCTCGCCACCGCCGTCGGCGCCGCCCCCGCCCAGGCCGCCGAGGCCCCGGGCCGGCTCGTCAGGCCGGCTCGTCCACCTCGGCCACGCCGGTGATCCGGTGCAGGGCGAAGGTGCGCACCTCGTCCGACAGGTGGTCGTACGCGGTGACGAACCCGCCCTCCACCTTGACCGGGTCCACCAC
The window above is part of the Kitasatospora sp. HUAS MG31 genome. Proteins encoded here:
- a CDS encoding DNA repair helicase XPB, producing the protein MNDGPLIVQSDKTLLLEIDHPKAAECRRAIAPFAELERAPEHIHTYRVTPLGLWNARAAGHDAEQVVDALVTHSRYPVPHALLVDVADTMARYGRLQLQKHPVHGLVLSTTDRPVLEEVLRSKRIVPLVGARVDADTVVVHPSERGQIKQVLLKLGWPAEDHAGYVDGEAHPIHLEEDGWKLRPYQAQAVEGFWHGGSGVVVLPCGAGKTLVGAAAMAEAKSTTLILVTNTVSARQWKHELVKRTSLTEDEIGEYSGTRKEIRPVTIATYQVMTTKRKGVYPHLELFDARNWGLVVYDEVHLLPAPVFKFTADLQARRRLGLTATLVREDGREGDVFSLIGPKRFDAPWKEIEAQGYIAPADCCEVRVTLSESERLTYATAEPEEKYRYCSTTATKRRVVEALVKKHQGDQTLVIGQYIDQLDELGEALNAPVIKGETSNAQREKLFDAFRAKEISVLVVSKVANFSIDLPEATVAIQVSGTFGSRQEEAQRLGRVLRPKADGHAAHFYSVVARDTVDQDFAAHRQRFLAEQGYAYRIIDADDI